In the Solibacillus sp. FSL K6-1523 genome, one interval contains:
- a CDS encoding CYTH domain-containing protein, producing MSQQIEIEFKNLLTKEQYERLLLEFSVEATQIERQVNHYFDTPEQHLKNLHSGLRIRTVSENIECTLKEKTAEHQHLETTEQLNTKQAEQMLAGQSLPAPSIRERLQDLQVPLQDLQCFGTLTTDRVELPYEGGLLVFDHSFYLHCEDYEVEYETNDEAFGKNIFSQFLLKYDIKPQPTPKKIARFMTALHHQKG from the coding sequence AATTGAATTTAAAAATTTACTAACAAAAGAACAATACGAACGACTGCTACTTGAGTTTTCCGTAGAAGCCACTCAAATCGAGCGACAAGTTAATCATTATTTCGACACACCAGAACAGCACTTAAAAAATTTACACAGCGGCTTGCGTATTCGAACGGTCAGTGAAAATATCGAATGTACATTAAAAGAAAAAACAGCGGAACATCAACATTTAGAGACAACGGAACAATTAAATACGAAACAAGCCGAACAAATGCTAGCTGGTCAATCACTTCCAGCCCCCTCTATTCGTGAACGTTTGCAAGATTTACAAGTGCCTTTGCAGGATTTGCAATGTTTTGGAACACTGACAACCGATCGTGTCGAATTACCTTATGAAGGGGGTCTCCTCGTCTTTGATCATTCTTTTTATTTGCACTGTGAAGATTATGAGGTAGAATATGAAACAAATGATGAAGCGTTTGGAAAAAATATTTTCTCGCAGTTTTTGCTAAAATATGACATAAAGCCTCAGCCCACGCCGAAGAAAATCGCGCGTTTTATGACGGCTTTACACCATCAGAAAGGTTAG